GCGGAGGCCCTTGTTCATTATGAGAAGGTTGTTGTAGCCAAACCAAAAACCGCGATGGCTCTCGAAGCTGCTCGTCGTGGGGCCAGAATTGCTCACTTAGAAACAAATGAATTTCAAAAGGCAATCGCGTTTTATCGACATTTAGTTCTTTATTCGCTAGATGAAATTGAAAGAACGGAAGCCCAGAAAAAAATCGCATCTGTTTATTTTGAAAAGCTGTCAGACTATTCGAACTCAATTAAGGAATATAGTCGTTTGGTTCAACTGCCTCATTCTCAAGCTGAAGATCTTGAGTACCGATTTTCAATTGCGAAATCTTATTTTTATCTCAGTAACTTTTATCAGGCAGCAATTGAGATGAAGGAGATTCTGGATAGAGTTAAAGATAAGAATTCTCGATTTGAGTATCTTGCCTTTCAGGGCAACATCTTTTTAACTACTAAAAAATTGGATGAAGCGATTGAGATTTTCAGATTCATCATGGAGCAATATCCGGAAGAATCGATGAAGGAAAATGTTCCAATT
This region of Bdellovibrionales bacterium genomic DNA includes:
- a CDS encoding tetratricopeptide repeat protein; protein product: MIEKQNNLFRQKFIFALLGSLVAFSGCRYSIQTVEYKRAEQAIEEQKFAEALVHYEKVVVAKPKTAMALEAARRGARIAHLETNEFQKAIAFYRHLVLYSLDEIERTEAQKKIASVYFEKLSDYSNSIKEYSRLVQLPHSQAEDLEYRFSIAKSYFYLSNFYQAAIEMKEILDRVKDKNSRFEYLAFQGNIFLTTKKLDEAIEIFRFIMEQYPEESMKENVPISLAVTYEEKGDFKEAIQVLEKIRKVHPSPEFLELRIKRLRERVLNQPGARGLTK